TTCTTGGAGCTGCAGCACTGGGTGACCATTTTCCATATGAATGGAGGAAGCAGCTGGACAGCCCCTTAGCTAGCCCAGCTGctaagggaggagggtggtgtacAGTCTGGCAGGCGGATGCCCCCGGGACCAGAACCACCGCTCAGGATCCACAGGAAGCTCAGTGCTGACCTCAGCACCTGTTCCTCTCCTGCAAAACCTTTGTCCCTCCAGCTGGGACCCTCCTAGTGCTTGACCATCCTCTCCACCCGAGCCACAGGGCAGCTGACTGACTCCTTTGGCAGTCATTTCTCACAGGACCCCTGGCTCAGAGCAGATGGGGCATGCCTGACCAAAGACAAAAGCCCAGGGCAAACTTCTATTATTCCTTGCTGGGAGTCACTTCTGCTCAGTCCTATTCAAGGGCTGAGCCTGAAGCAGACCTCACTCTGGGGTTTGGAAGTTGTAAGGATGGATCTTTGGAACGTTACTCGGTAGTTATTTTGGAAATGTTTCCAGAAATGTCCCCTAGGAATGCCACTCAGTAGCTCCTTTGTAAAGAACCGTGTGAGGCTACAGAAATATTTTATTTACTAATGAGACCTTGTTAATTTCAAAGCTAAAAATGATGCCACGGTATTCTCTCTGACAGGAAGAGATGCAGTGCCCTACTTCGCTGTCTGTGGTTAAGGAGAGGACACTAGCTGGGAACTTAGAAGATGACGAATTCTGTTTCCCAGATGATCTGTCTTCTGATGAAGAGTACCACATAGAAGAAAGTAGAACCTCGAAATTTCGCAAGTCGGGCATGAGACGCATTGCCAATCTCAAAAAGGCATTTTCAAAGGAAAACATGCAGAAAACAAGGCAGAATTTTGACAAGAAGGTGAATCGAATTAGAACAAGGATTGTGACTCCTGAGCGGAGAGAGAGGGTGCGGCAGTCCGGAGAAAGGCTGAGGCAGTCTGGGGAAAGATTGAAGAAATCCATTTCTAAAGCAGCTCCAAACAAGGACACCTTCAAGATGTATATTcataagaaagagaaagagcggACCGGCGCCGAGGGCCAAGAAGGCCTGCACGAAAAGGGGGTGGATGCCGCAGCTGAACCCGCAAGGGAGACCAACACTGATGTCCTGACTCCACTAGACAGAGAACGGGCCAGAGAAGCgggagaggaacctgaggcctCCGAGGAAAAAATCACCCTGAAACCCCAGACCGAACCGGGAGAGGCTGAAGTGCTTTTACTGGATTTAAAGCAGTCAGCATAAACGGGcttgggggcaggagggtggaggtGTTGTGATAGCGGTAGAAAGCCTATGGAGTTTTCGCATAGTAGTGCAGTTTTACGGAGAAAAATAGTTTAAGTGGCATGTAGAAAAGAGTATTGATAGTACTAACTATGTCACTGTGCATTTCAGAGCTCTAGTTCCCTATCTCTAGTTGGATGGTGGCCCAGTACTAATTTTTCCCAGCACCACTTGTTTTCCCTTGTGGAGAACATGCAGCTACAACCCCTGAGGCCTGAAGGCTTGAAGGATTTCCTTATGGCAGCTCTTTCTAAGGGGGCGGGATCGAGGGAGAGAGGTGACAGGACACGATCCTTGCTGCTGGCCAGTTGGTCTGCAGCCACTAGTAGTAGCCAAGGATTTCTCTGGTTTATCCCACTCGAGCCTTGTTAGTGCTAGAAACAAGGGGACGGATGAGTGGGGCATTGGTCGGATTAATATGGAGGAACAAGGCTGCCAGTGGGATAAATAGTTCATCCATTGGCATCGGAAAAATCACTGGGAGAGTTCCAAGTCTAATAGAAAGTAGCAGGGATAAAGTAATCGAAGCAAAGCTTTGGCCAGACTCTTCCCTCAATGGGCCCCATAGCCATAGGCCGGTGTCACCCAGGGCCCATCCCTGAGCTTCACTGTGCATTGCAGGAGGCCAGATGGATCTTTCCAGTCATGGCCCAGTCAGGAGAACCAGACAGGGAGATGTGGAGAGATCTTAACCTATTCTGTACCTGGGAGACTCCAGAACAGGGATTGGGTGCTTTCTCCCAGATCCCCCAGCTCCAAACTCGGAGTTTAAGTctacgcgcttagtacagcgctctgcatacagtaaccgttcaataaataccctcactTAATTGAACAGAAGTGGAATAGTGTTCTTCCCCACTGACAACCCGGCGCCTGGAAGGCCCTCCGGAATAGGATGGAAGGGGAGGTGCTTGGTTATAGCACGTTCTCAAGAGTCAAACTCACAATCAACTTCAAAAGCAGAACAAATCTCCCGTTTGCTTTGGAAGTCGTTCCAAGGGTGTCTGGTCTCAACCTTCTGAGACAGGTTCTGGGAAAGAGAAGTTACTTTGGCCAGGGGAAGGATCTGGGGTCACTGGCAGGCAGGGTGCAAGAAACCAGGACCGTTTCTGAGAGCTAGTGGTCTTAGGAGAGCACCCTCAGGGCAAACTAGAATCAGTGCAGAACTGGGTGGGGAGTTTGGGGCATTTTCATGCTCTTGCCCGTCAACCGGCGACCCGTGTTTATTTTCCGAGTGTCCACAAAGAGGAGCTCTAACTCTGTCCGGGCATGAGGTCATGGGCCAGAATAGCGCTGTAAGATGAGACGTGGTAACCACTCCCGTCTGAGACCGCTGTTCCCAGTCTGAGAAGAAGAGTGACTTCATGACTCAGAGAGGGGATTTTGGCTGGGGCTATTGATTTCTTCTTCCCTTTAATAGAAAGTAGCTCTACCACAGAAaagtaaagggggagacagagttcCCCATTCCAGTCAGTACAGAGAGGGCAATAACAAGTTGAGGGAGAGGAGTTATGGACTGGGGCAACAGGGAGAGAGTGGGCGTTGGTGTTATTCACAATTGCAAATATGGGAACAGGTTCAGATTTCATTCCCCACCAACAGCATCGGAGGAATCCTTTCCTCACTGCCTGTTTATAAGGTCCCAAACCTTTTCTTTCCGGGAAATTCATGTGAATGGGTAGCTATTCCTAAATCCAAgggtttttctttcccttcctagcCTTAACCAACCTAGATGCCTTCTTATAGACTCCTCTGAACTTAGCATCTTTTCTTTGTAAAGATTCTTGTTACACAATTGGAACACGTGAAATGGAACTGTAATTGGGAACCCAAATGATGCTATGTCGATTGATGGTTTAAAAAGGCCAATTTAAGGACTGCATTTTGAGATCTAGATTTGAGCAAGAACCAATTGGGTGTCTTTTTCTATTGACGTTTGGACATTTTCTCAAGAACTGTAACTAAAAATGTAAAAACTTTCACAGTGCTTGCTGACAGTGCCGAGGGGTAGAAGAACCAAACATACTTTGTTTAAGCAACATGGAGCGTGATGAATGATGAAAGTACATGTGTGACATTGTAACCGTTCTTGGATGGGATTGCCATTTCCAGCTTGAGCAGGATGATTTCATGActcaggaaggcagagaggacaTGAGCAGTAAGTGATTTGCACTGTCCTTTACTTCAATAAAAAGCAGTTCTTCCAAAGGAAAACTATTTTGGATATTTTACTCTATTGGAAAGAAACTGCTTGAAAATCCTGTGTGGGACGAGGCCTGCGTCTGCCTCAGGTGAAATTAACAGCACGGCCGAAAGTCACTCGCAAGTCCCCGCTACTTCATTGATCCAGCCACTCCCACTTGACTCCCTCCCCACGTCGGCCAGGTCATTCCCCACATCACAAACAGAGCAGCTGGGCTTCTTGGGAGTGCCGCCTGAGTGACTGGTGTCTTGCTGGGGGACCCCCTGTATGCCATTTGAAGCCCTTCCAAGAGCCCAGAGCCACCCAGGGACCTCTCCAGGGTCAGTTTCCATTTCCCTGCTGGCTCCTCAGCTCCACCGAAGGAAATGCTCATGCAATAAttgcccacccccaacccctgagTCTTCTACTGACTCCCCAAATGGCCCAGGACCCGGTAAGAAGAATCCATTTCCAGACCCTCACCACTCTCCAACGTCTTAACAAAAACAGCAAACACCAAACATTTCCTCTTGAAATTTAAAGTCCTaatcctgacttgattatctctgAGACCTTCACCCCATCTGCAGTGTATCCCCTCCCCCAGGATTTCCCTGAAAAACCCCAAGGAACCACTAATTGAGACAGCTACCCTCTCCCCCCCGCAAAGTCCTGTTGCTGTTTTCCAATCTGGGACCCATACAACGAGGTCAGGAGGGGCTGACTGGCTAAGGTGGCACTTGAAGTTCATTATTTCAATTATTTTCCATATCTGCTACATTAATGTACTCCTTTCAGAAGGCCCACCAGGGCATAAACATTTGTGACGTGCATCAGCCACTTATTGCCCTGATTACAACAGTCGCAATCTGTTGTAGGGTATTATGGCTGTTCTCAGCTATTAGGTAATTCGCATACACACATATACTCACATCCCATCACTGActaatcactctcctccccactcatTCCCTCAACTTCTTCCCACTACCTGTTTCATCACTGGCTTTCCACACCAGCAAGCCATGTACACTCATCTGTTCATTTGAATTACGTTTGTTAGTCTCTGATTCTATTTGCCTCAGGAATCATCTATCTCGGTCCTTGAGTGTTTGTGATTTCGGTGTGTACCCTCACTGGGGTTGGTGCTGGTTGCCATTCTCAAGTGATTATTTATCTCCCACTTTGCTACCTTCCCTGGTGGATGGATGAAAGGGGAAAGGGCTCTTGctgacctttgctttccagtcatTTTTGGTCTTTGCAGTGTTATATTTGGGCACTTATGTACTTGGAGGCaacttctcctccccctcaccccgctcTTTGTTACCTCAACCAAGTGGGCCAGTGGTGGTGGTAACCATCCACCCTTGGGGTCAGCCTGTGTTGATGGTGATGGGGGCTGAGCCCCTGCCCTTAGTCCCATGGGGGTGATGGGTGGTCAGGAAGGATGCTGGGTCACGTGGAGACCCTTGTCTTGGGCACTTGGAACCCATCAGGGCCAGGAGAACTGCCTCAGGAACTGGATCTGGCTGCCTTGAAAATATTCTAGAAAGTGCTGTCTGCCAGGCAGCCGAGCCAATGTCATTGTGAGACTGGAGTGGGTGTAATTAAATCATCATCCCTGAGGCTGAACTTCCTTCCTCCATGTGGTTCCATCATCGCCGAGGCTGAGCTTTCTCCCCCACCACGGCTCCATCATCCCCGAGGCTGAGCTTCCTTCTTCCCCGTAATTCCGTCATCCCTGAGGCTGAGCTTCCTCCCTTGCTGTGGTTCCATCACCGCCAAGGTTgagctttctccctctctatggTTCTGTCGTCCCCGAGGCTgagcttcctccccatccaggtTTCCGTCATCCCTGAGGCtgagcttcctccctccctagggTCTTCTGGGGTATCCACTCTCGCCTTCTGGGGACCTCGCCCTCCAAGAAAGAATGCTGGAGAGGGTGCTACCAGTGAGTGTGAACCTGTGGGTTCTGTTCTTGTCCCTGAGGAAGTATGGATCAGTTACTTAGAACATATCTGCTTGCTCCAGAGAAACGAACCCGGCCTGAGCCAGAGAGGGCCGGGCCCTGGCCCAGCGTGTGGATCAGGCATGCGTTAGTCACTGAGGGTGGCAGGCGGCAACACCACTCAATGCCATGGAAACATGAAACCCAAGCTGGGCGGCGGCTCCTGGCTGCCTCAGGTGACAACCATTCCTACCGGCTGTTtgcaggaatggggaggggctaGGCGAGGGGGGGATTGCCATTCTCGATTAGGGAGTGAATCCACCCCTACTGGGAAAAGTGATCCTTGACCACAGAGAAGAGCCAGCTGTTCATTCCGTGAAGGAATAGGATGTGACTGGCTTCAAAGTCAGGCCAGGGTGGGAACAAGGGGACTCAGAACGGCCCAGGGTTCCTTGGCCACAATCCAAAGGGTCACACCAGCAGGCCATTCTACCCAAAGCAACAATTTCAATTAAACAATTTTAAAGTAACCCCTACAGAGAAAAAACACTGAAGCCTTTTGAATTTCAGCATGACACTTTGACTATTTAAAATCTTTTCCTCTTACTGGAATTGCTTGACCCTCGGACAGCCTTCTCAGCTCCCCTGTGATCTGCTTGGAGAAGACCGCTAGCCAGCAGTACCGTACACTCTTCCCACACGAACAGTGGCCCAGGCCACTTTCTCCGCTTCTACTTACCATCCAGCCAGGCAACCGGGGGCAGATGTCGTACCCCTTCTTTCTCTAGCTCTGCATAGAGGGGAGGCTGGACAAGGAAGGCAATGGGGTTCTCAAGCTTTAAACAGATGGTTTGCTCAGTGTGCTATTGCCTCTCAGCACTTTGGTGGGCAGCAACACTCTTATAGCAGGATCCTAGAATCTCCTGGGGCTAGGCCTATTTCACCAGCTGCACAGAAGAAACATGATATGCGGTAACTATGAACTTTTAATTTTGTAAAGCAAACTTGGGAACGTTCTCCCAAAGCAGCAATTTTGGATAAACAATTTTCAAATAACCCCCGCCAAAAACAAACTGAAGGCTTTTGAATTTTAGCATGGCACACTATCTGAAAGAAATCTTTTCCTCCTAATAGATTATTTTGCATTATTACTTGGCTATTCTATATGCTACTGTTTGAAAAGGTTGTACATAATTTTGGAGCCTGGCCATATACTAGTTGACCCCGATTCCATATCCTAAGACCCGACCCTAGCACTCGGTCTCCTAAATTTCTTGACCTGACTTCTTCCCCTTATTTCGTATCACAGAGAAGTGCTACTCCTCTTAGAATCCAGTGGTCAGGGTTCTCTGCAGTTTTCAAATCCAGGGAGAAAATGTATGTCAGGTCTGTCCTTTGTGGCTTTTTATACACAGGACAGCTGTACCCACACTCTTCTTTCACTGGAACCGAAGACACGGCGGGGACAGCGTAGACGTGGACCACAGGGAGGTTGGTGAACAGCACCTGAGGGTAAAACAAGGATGCTCAAGGCTCAAGAACCCACCATCTTTAACGAGACCAAAGCTGGGGCCCCAGCACGCCACGAACCTTGGGAGAAGATTCTGTCAGTCTGGAGTTTCTGCGGTCCCACCCTGCTCCTTCAAGGAATAGGCCGTAGATGTAGACACCCCCAGTGtcggtgggaggaggggcagtcACATCCTCCTTCATCATCTTAGTCACAGTGTTGTGCAGGATGACACTGTCGAGAGCCCAGCCTTTCTCCACGTTCATCCGAGTTGTCTCCTGCCGCATCGCTGTCAGGAATCCCTGCATTAGGGTGGAATTCCGGCCTGAAGTTGCAGTGATGGTTAGGGAACTAGGGCTCTGCTGAATTGTGTCTCCAGCCTGGGAAAGCAGTGACTGTGGCCATGCTCCTGTCATCTAGTGGTAAGGGGTCTCACTGCAGTGGAGGGGATCCCAAGGGAGGCCCTAGGAGATGTTCCAGGGGGTTGGCACTGCCA
This sequence is a window from Ornithorhynchus anatinus isolate Pmale09 chromosome X2, mOrnAna1.pri.v4, whole genome shotgun sequence. Protein-coding genes within it:
- the CAVIN4 gene encoding caveolae-associated protein 4; translation: MERYESTSDANKIHSNRLSSITEDEEQDAALTIVTVLDKVATVVEGVRESQKRIEERHREMENVIKSVQIDVLKISQCHSNTSYAVDKLLEKTRKVSARVKEVKARVEKQNLNVRKVEAKQEEMLKKNKFRVVVFQEEMQCPTSLSVVKERTLAGNLEDDEFCFPDDLSSDEEYHIEESRTSKFRKSGMRRIANLKKAFSKENMQKTRQNFDKKVNRIRTRIVTPERRERVRQSGERLRQSGERLKKSISKAAPNKDTFKMYIHKKEKERTGAEGQEGLHEKGVDAAAEPARETNTDVLTPLDRERAREAGEEPEASEEKITLKPQTEPGEAEVLLLDLKQSA